The following coding sequences lie in one Pseudomonas monsensis genomic window:
- a CDS encoding (2Fe-2S)-binding protein, producing the protein MELRINQKTYQVDADADTPLLWVIRDDLGMTGTKYGCGLAQCGACSVLVDGNVVRSCVTPVAGVVGREVTTIEAIEADEVGKRVVSTWVDLQVAQCGYCQSGQVMAATALLKQNPRPSDAQIEAAMVNLCRCGTYNAIHAAVHELAGKGDA; encoded by the coding sequence ATGGAACTACGAATCAACCAGAAGACCTATCAGGTCGATGCCGACGCCGATACGCCCTTGCTGTGGGTGATCCGCGATGACCTGGGCATGACCGGCACCAAGTACGGCTGCGGCCTGGCGCAATGCGGCGCCTGTTCGGTGCTGGTGGACGGCAATGTGGTGCGCTCGTGCGTCACACCGGTGGCCGGCGTGGTCGGCCGCGAGGTCACCACCATTGAGGCCATCGAGGCCGATGAAGTGGGCAAACGGGTCGTCTCGACCTGGGTCGATCTGCAGGTCGCCCAGTGCGGCTATTGCCAGTCCGGGCAGGTGATGGCCGCCACCGCACTGCTCAAACAGAACCCCAGGCCGAGTGACGCGCAGATCGAAGCGGCGATGGTCAATCTGTGCCGTTGCGGCACCTACAACGCCATTCATGCCGCCGTGCATGAGCTGGCCGGCAAGGGAGACGCCTGA
- a CDS encoding xanthine dehydrogenase family protein molybdopterin-binding subunit produces MTVRIDPSLEASALALHDPVNLSRRRFLTGTAVGALVLGFGLPLGATRVQAAAAAATAERGTQVPAFLEIRPDNRVRLLCPFMEGGQGTFTAMAQIVGEELDADPSTFLVEAAPPGEAYVVLENGMRITGGSMSVRLSYPVMRRLGALARAMLLQAGAQKLGVPMSELSTEPGKVVHAKSGRSLAYGELAGQAMDLPVPDPASVQLRDPSQFRWIGKPVKRLDAYDKSTGKALYSIDLKVDDMLHAAVQHAPRLGMTVGNLRNEDQVKAMKGVHSVHRLPGAVAVVAERWWHAKRAVEAIQVDWQEPAADSQVRPMPADFSSDAWFKRLAEDKGPARDDENQGDVAGVLASAKTRVDATYHNQYLNHGQLEPPSALARFNPDGSLEVWLPNQAPDMFRADIAKRTGLDPSRITLHSPLLGGFFGRHFLYDSASPYPQAIALAKAVGRPVKLIWSREEEFLRDVLRPVAAVNFRAALDNDGWPLAIEAVSATEGPTEALAGKQGEKLDPTALEGLSGKSYAIANKRIAQIYAKGPAMLGYWRSVGNSLNDFFYESFLDELADKGGKDPFELRLHLLRDNQRLTTLLQAVGELSGGWKRGPFTAEDGSKRARGVAMASPFGTETAVIAEVSIEHGQVKVHDIWQAIDPGSIVNPAIVEAQVNGAVALGLSQTLVEEAVWVDGKPRARNYDLYPILPPARMARVHVRVIESGEKMGGIGEPPLPAVAPAVANAVATLTGQRVRSLPMSRHTFT; encoded by the coding sequence ATGACCGTTCGTATCGACCCTTCCCTGGAAGCATCGGCCCTGGCCCTGCACGATCCGGTCAATCTGTCGCGCCGACGTTTCCTCACCGGCACCGCCGTCGGTGCCCTGGTGCTCGGCTTCGGTCTGCCGCTGGGTGCCACCCGCGTGCAAGCGGCGGCAGCGGCGGCGACCGCCGAACGCGGCACGCAGGTCCCGGCGTTTCTCGAAATCCGCCCGGACAATCGCGTGCGCCTGCTCTGCCCGTTCATGGAGGGCGGGCAAGGTACGTTCACCGCGATGGCACAGATTGTCGGTGAAGAGCTGGATGCCGACCCGTCGACCTTCCTGGTCGAAGCCGCACCGCCCGGCGAAGCCTACGTGGTGTTGGAAAACGGCATGCGCATCACCGGCGGCAGCATGTCGGTGCGCCTGAGTTACCCGGTCATGCGCCGCCTCGGCGCCCTCGCCCGCGCCATGCTGTTGCAGGCCGGCGCACAAAAGCTGGGGGTGCCGATGAGCGAATTGAGCACCGAGCCTGGCAAGGTTGTGCACGCGAAGTCGGGCCGCTCGCTGGCCTACGGTGAACTGGCCGGGCAGGCGATGGATCTGCCGGTTCCCGATCCGGCTTCCGTGCAGTTGCGTGACCCGAGTCAGTTCCGCTGGATCGGCAAACCCGTGAAGCGCCTCGATGCCTATGACAAGTCCACGGGTAAAGCGCTCTACAGCATTGATCTGAAGGTCGACGACATGCTGCATGCCGCCGTCCAGCATGCACCGCGCCTGGGGATGACCGTGGGCAACCTGCGCAACGAGGATCAGGTCAAGGCCATGAAAGGCGTGCATTCCGTGCATCGCCTGCCGGGTGCCGTGGCGGTGGTCGCCGAGCGTTGGTGGCACGCAAAACGTGCAGTGGAAGCCATCCAGGTCGACTGGCAGGAACCTGCCGCAGACAGTCAGGTGCGGCCGATGCCCGCCGACTTTTCCAGCGATGCCTGGTTCAAGCGACTGGCTGAAGACAAAGGCCCCGCCAGGGATGATGAAAACCAAGGCGACGTGGCTGGCGTTCTGGCGAGTGCGAAAACCCGGGTCGACGCCACCTACCACAACCAATACCTGAACCACGGGCAACTCGAGCCACCTTCTGCGCTGGCCCGATTCAATCCGGACGGTTCGCTGGAGGTCTGGTTGCCCAACCAGGCGCCGGACATGTTCCGCGCGGACATCGCCAAACGCACGGGGCTGGATCCGTCGCGCATCACGCTGCATTCGCCATTGCTGGGCGGGTTCTTCGGTCGGCACTTCCTCTACGACTCGGCCAGTCCGTATCCCCAGGCAATCGCGCTGGCCAAAGCAGTTGGCCGCCCGGTCAAATTGATCTGGAGCCGTGAGGAGGAGTTCCTGCGTGACGTGCTGCGTCCGGTGGCGGCGGTGAATTTCCGCGCGGCGCTGGACAACGACGGCTGGCCGCTGGCAATCGAAGCGGTCAGTGCCACCGAAGGCCCGACCGAAGCCCTCGCCGGCAAGCAAGGCGAGAAACTCGACCCGACGGCGCTTGAAGGGTTGTCGGGCAAGTCCTACGCGATCGCCAACAAGCGGATCGCGCAGATCTACGCCAAAGGTCCGGCGATGCTCGGTTACTGGCGTTCAGTGGGCAATTCGCTCAACGATTTTTTCTATGAATCGTTCCTCGACGAACTGGCGGACAAGGGTGGCAAGGACCCGTTCGAACTGCGCCTGCATCTGCTGCGCGACAATCAACGGCTGACCACGCTGCTGCAGGCGGTGGGTGAACTCTCGGGCGGCTGGAAGCGCGGGCCGTTTACCGCCGAGGACGGCAGCAAACGTGCGCGCGGCGTGGCCATGGCTTCGCCGTTCGGTACCGAGACGGCGGTGATCGCCGAGGTGTCCATCGAGCACGGCCAGGTCAAGGTCCACGACATTTGGCAGGCGATTGACCCGGGCAGCATCGTCAACCCGGCAATTGTCGAGGCTCAGGTCAATGGCGCGGTGGCGCTGGGGCTGTCGCAGACGCTGGTGGAAGAGGCCGTGTGGGTGGATGGCAAGCCCCGGGCGCGCAACTACGACCTGTATCCGATCCTGCCGCCGGCGCGGATGGCACGGGTTCACGTGCGTGTCATCGAGAGCGGAGAAAAAATGGGCGGCATCGGTGAACCGCCGCTGCCCGCCGTCGCGCCGGCCGTCGCCAATGCAGTGGCAACGCTGACCGGGCAACGGGTGCGCAGCCTGCCCATGAGCCGACACACCTTCACTTGA
- a CDS encoding c-type cytochrome, producing the protein MNNSRFARTAGWLAVPCLVAAGLLAWYVTREPVSRLETHQIAGADIDPALVARGEYVARLSDCVACHSVPGGAPFAGGLEMATPLGSIHATNITPDTETGIGHYSLADFDRAVRHGVAPDSRRLYPAMPYPSYAKLSDDDVRALYAFFMKGVAPVKQANIPSAIPFPLNLRWPIALWNGVFVDAEPYAAKASQDEVWNRGAYLVQGAGHCGSCHSPRGLAFNEKALDETGKPYLAGALLDGWYAPSLRDDHNTGLGRWSEAEIVQFLKTGRNKHAVVYGSMTEAFNNSTQFMTDDDLTAIARYLKSLPGDPQRDGQPWQYQAVSAATRLDAPGAHTYVTRCASCHGLDGKGQAEWMPPLAGATSALARESASAINITLNGSQRVVAAGVPDAYRMPAFREQLSDQQIADVLTFMRTTWGNQGGAVDAQAVGKLREHTDPASSSPIILQMR; encoded by the coding sequence ATGAATAACAGCCGATTCGCAAGAACCGCTGGCTGGCTGGCAGTGCCGTGCCTGGTCGCGGCAGGCCTGCTGGCCTGGTATGTCACACGCGAGCCCGTCTCGCGCCTTGAAACCCATCAAATCGCCGGGGCCGACATCGACCCGGCGCTGGTCGCCCGTGGTGAATACGTCGCCCGGCTCAGCGATTGCGTGGCCTGTCACAGCGTGCCGGGCGGCGCGCCGTTCGCCGGCGGCCTGGAAATGGCCACGCCGCTGGGCTCAATCCACGCAACCAATATCACCCCGGACACCGAAACCGGCATCGGCCACTACAGCCTTGCGGACTTTGACCGAGCGGTGCGCCACGGCGTGGCACCCGACAGTCGCCGTCTGTATCCGGCGATGCCCTACCCGTCTTACGCCAAGCTCAGTGATGACGACGTGCGTGCGCTGTATGCGTTTTTCATGAAAGGCGTGGCGCCGGTGAAACAGGCGAACATCCCGAGTGCAATTCCCTTTCCGTTGAATCTGCGCTGGCCGATTGCACTGTGGAATGGTGTGTTTGTCGACGCCGAACCTTACGCGGCCAAAGCCTCGCAGGATGAGGTGTGGAACCGCGGCGCGTATCTCGTCCAGGGCGCCGGGCACTGCGGCAGTTGCCATTCACCCCGAGGCTTGGCGTTCAACGAGAAGGCACTGGATGAGACCGGCAAGCCGTACCTCGCCGGCGCCTTGCTCGACGGCTGGTACGCACCGAGCCTGCGCGATGACCACAACACTGGGCTTGGGCGCTGGAGCGAAGCGGAAATCGTGCAGTTCCTCAAGACCGGTCGCAATAAACACGCGGTGGTCTACGGTTCGATGACCGAGGCCTTCAACAACTCCACGCAGTTCATGACCGACGACGATCTGACGGCGATTGCCCGTTACCTCAAGTCGTTGCCGGGCGATCCCCAGCGCGACGGCCAGCCCTGGCAGTATCAAGCGGTTTCGGCTGCGACGCGTCTGGACGCACCCGGTGCGCATACCTACGTGACACGCTGCGCCTCGTGCCACGGCCTGGACGGCAAGGGCCAGGCCGAATGGATGCCGCCACTGGCCGGTGCCACCTCCGCACTGGCCAGGGAAAGCGCCTCGGCGATCAACATCACCCTCAACGGTTCGCAGCGGGTCGTGGCGGCCGGTGTCCCGGACGCCTATCGCATGCCGGCCTTCCGTGAGCAATTGTCGGATCAGCAGATCGCCGACGTGCTGACCTTCATGCGCACCACTTGGGGCAATCAAGGCGGTGCCGTGGATGCGCAAGCAGTTGGCAAACTGCGTGAGCACACCGACCCGGCCAGCAGCAGCCCGATTATCCTGCAGATGCGCTAA
- a CDS encoding XdhC family protein has translation MESIDLLVLRTARDWLAAGERVLLATVARTWGSSPRPTGSMMALRDDGRVVGSVSGGCIEDDLIHRYTTAHGGNAFNDSAAQVVRYGISADEAHRFGLPCGGTLELILEFNPAWQSLDGLLVQLDAGQLVRRRLTLASGQVTLEATATPEQFSFDGSQMLNTLGPGYRMLMIGAGALAEYLATMALFNGFKVAVCDPRPEYIETWAVDGVERIVGMPDDVVRDFAVDLRTCIVALSHDPKLDDLALLEALHSPAFYIGAIGSRRNSQLRRERLIEHFGETQASLERLHGPIGLYIGSKTPAEIAVSVMAEILAAKNGASLPKAFSIARAKAQQGLPESI, from the coding sequence ATGGAAAGCATCGACTTGCTGGTCCTGCGCACCGCGCGGGACTGGCTCGCCGCCGGCGAGCGGGTGTTGCTCGCCACGGTGGCGCGCACCTGGGGTTCTTCACCGCGCCCGACAGGTTCGATGATGGCCCTGCGCGACGACGGTCGTGTGGTGGGCAGCGTGTCCGGCGGCTGCATCGAGGATGACCTGATCCACCGCTATACCACGGCCCACGGCGGCAACGCTTTCAATGACAGCGCAGCGCAAGTGGTGCGCTATGGCATCAGCGCCGACGAGGCGCATCGCTTCGGCTTGCCCTGCGGTGGCACGCTTGAGCTGATCCTCGAATTCAACCCGGCCTGGCAGTCACTCGATGGATTGCTGGTGCAACTGGACGCCGGGCAACTGGTTCGCCGTCGCCTGACGTTGGCCTCCGGCCAGGTCACGCTCGAAGCCACGGCGACGCCCGAACAATTCAGCTTCGATGGCTCGCAGATGCTCAACACCCTGGGGCCGGGCTATCGAATGCTCATGATCGGTGCCGGGGCGCTGGCCGAGTACCTCGCGACCATGGCGTTGTTCAACGGGTTCAAGGTGGCGGTGTGCGATCCGCGTCCCGAGTACATCGAGACCTGGGCGGTGGACGGCGTGGAACGTATCGTCGGCATGCCCGATGACGTGGTCCGCGACTTCGCGGTCGATCTGCGCACCTGCATCGTCGCCTTGAGCCATGACCCCAAACTCGACGATCTGGCTCTGCTCGAAGCACTCCACAGCCCGGCGTTCTACATCGGCGCCATCGGCTCGCGGCGCAACAGCCAGCTGCGCCGCGAACGGCTGATCGAGCATTTTGGTGAGACGCAAGCGTCACTTGAACGTCTGCACGGGCCGATCGGCCTCTACATCGGCAGCAAGACGCCGGCAGAAATCGCCGTCAGTGTGATGGCCGAAATTCTTGCAGCGAAGAATGGCGCCAGCCTGCCGAAAGCGTTCTCCATCGCCCGGGCCAAAGCGCAGCAAGGCCTGCCGGAGTCGATCTGA